In the genome of Spirochaetia bacterium, one region contains:
- a CDS encoding ABC transporter permease, whose protein sequence is MNETITKFKSSKYFGITVLVAMAVLFWGIFKILSPSNFGSSKLLRDYLQTSIQYAVGGCGFYFIVVMGLFDFSIGANIVLSSLVGVLLSRQFGYYGLILGCLVCGTMIGVFNGFLYSKLRIPSMIVTVGLMLILESVANYVVAFDKSGFPGKLTDAGILAFNHAPWNYVVAIIAFLLAAFFLRYTRIGTYCNAIGSNEYVAKNMGINVEKYKFIAFVLLHFFVGIMALLTVSYGRGMLAVTGMSSMDRNFKPLMGTFFGVAFKKYGCPITAIVVGEFIITLIFNGLVALNIPTTINDFVTGAVLLIIVTLTNRGRVGSVVK, encoded by the coding sequence ATGAACGAAACAATCACAAAATTCAAATCCAGCAAGTATTTTGGAATAACAGTACTTGTTGCCATGGCCGTACTGTTCTGGGGCATCTTCAAGATTCTTTCTCCTAGCAATTTTGGTTCTTCGAAGTTACTGAGGGATTATCTGCAGACAAGTATCCAATATGCTGTCGGTGGCTGTGGGTTTTATTTCATTGTAGTCATGGGACTCTTTGATTTCAGCATCGGAGCAAATATTGTTCTGTCTTCTCTTGTCGGCGTGCTCCTTTCCCGGCAGTTCGGATATTATGGCTTGATTTTGGGATGTCTGGTTTGCGGAACCATGATCGGAGTCTTCAACGGTTTCCTTTATTCAAAACTCAGGATTCCTTCGATGATCGTTACTGTTGGATTGATGCTGATTCTCGAAAGTGTAGCTAATTATGTAGTTGCTTTCGATAAGTCTGGTTTTCCAGGTAAATTGACTGATGCAGGAATCCTTGCATTCAATCATGCTCCATGGAACTATGTCGTAGCTATAATAGCATTTTTACTAGCTGCGTTTTTCTTGCGATATACAAGGATCGGAACTTATTGCAATGCAATAGGTAGCAATGAATATGTTGCAAAGAATATGGGTATCAATGTTGAAAAGTATAAATTCATTGCTTTTGTACTTTTACATTTTTTTGTCGGTATCATGGCTTTGCTGACTGTAAGTTACGGGAGAGGTATGCTGGCGGTTACCGGTATGTCTTCGATGGACAGGAACTTCAAGCCATTGATGGGAACCTTCTTCGGGGTCGCATTCAAAAAGTATGGATGTCCTATCACTGCAATTGTAGTCGGTGAATTTATCATTACGTTGATTTTCAATGGATTGGTAGCCCTGAATATACCTACCACGATCAATGATTTCGTGACAGGTGCCGTGCTGCTTATTATCGTAACCCTGACCAACCGGGGTCGAGTCGGCAGTGTCGTCAAATAG
- a CDS encoding sugar ABC transporter ATP-binding protein, with product MGEVILKSEKLNKYFGITHAVNNVSLSFEKGEVHGLIGENGSGKSTFCSMLCGIYPISSGRFLLDGQELKVKTLVEANRVGVSIIVQEMGTLPGLTVAENIFLGEEERFMHGVVKNTKAMNKEAQKLLDSYGFNRINASTMIDHYSFEDRKLIEIVKATYFNPKVVVVDETTTALSQSGREELFKVMKRIKKDGNTVIFISHDLSEVLDHTDTISCLRDGELVGTVKSNEVDADELKRMMVGRELGNRYYRTDYGNAVSDEVVLTVGNITVPGEIEDISFKLHKGEILGFGGLSECGMHEVGKAVFGASYGRHGSVCLADGTQIKSIPEAINRKIAYASKDRDNESVVVADTIKDNVCLPSLGELAVHGFLNGKTLTDFAQKYADLMSVKMTGIGQDVAELSGGNKQKVVLARWLGKDSDILVLDSPTRGIDVKVKADIYALMSDLKAKGKSIIMISEEIPELLGMSDRILIMKDGKITGEFMRDPNLGEEDIIAGMV from the coding sequence ATGGGTGAAGTAATCTTAAAATCTGAAAAGCTGAATAAATACTTTGGCATCACGCATGCTGTGAATAATGTGTCTCTTTCTTTTGAGAAGGGTGAAGTTCATGGCTTGATCGGTGAAAACGGTTCAGGAAAATCGACTTTCTGTTCCATGCTTTGTGGTATATATCCTATTTCCAGCGGGCGGTTTCTGCTGGATGGCCAGGAATTGAAAGTCAAGACATTGGTAGAAGCAAACAGGGTCGGTGTATCAATCATTGTGCAGGAAATGGGTACGTTGCCGGGGCTTACGGTAGCAGAAAATATTTTTCTGGGTGAAGAGGAACGGTTTATGCATGGGGTAGTTAAGAATACTAAAGCCATGAATAAGGAAGCTCAGAAATTGCTTGATAGTTACGGATTCAACCGTATCAATGCTTCGACAATGATTGATCATTATAGTTTTGAGGATAGGAAACTTATTGAAATTGTCAAAGCAACTTATTTTAATCCGAAAGTTGTAGTTGTCGATGAAACAACCACTGCATTAAGCCAATCAGGACGTGAAGAACTGTTCAAAGTCATGAAACGGATAAAAAAAGATGGAAATACGGTTATTTTTATTTCGCATGATTTGTCTGAGGTCCTTGACCATACCGATACTATTTCATGCTTGAGAGATGGCGAACTTGTCGGGACTGTAAAAAGTAACGAAGTGGATGCTGATGAACTCAAACGTATGATGGTCGGCCGTGAGTTGGGAAACAGGTACTACCGTACTGACTATGGTAATGCTGTATCTGATGAAGTTGTACTTACTGTAGGAAATATTACCGTACCAGGAGAAATTGAAGATATTTCCTTCAAGCTGCATAAGGGGGAAATCCTAGGCTTCGGAGGCCTGTCCGAGTGTGGTATGCATGAAGTAGGCAAGGCCGTTTTCGGTGCTTCATATGGGCGTCATGGAAGTGTATGCCTGGCTGATGGTACGCAGATCAAGTCGATTCCTGAGGCAATAAACAGAAAAATTGCTTATGCCTCAAAAGACCGTGACAATGAATCTGTAGTAGTTGCTGATACCATAAAAGACAATGTTTGTTTGCCTTCACTTGGAGAGCTTGCTGTTCATGGCTTCCTCAATGGCAAGACGTTGACGGACTTTGCACAGAAGTATGCAGATCTGATGAGTGTCAAGATGACTGGAATCGGTCAGGATGTGGCTGAGCTTTCTGGAGGTAACAAGCAGAAGGTCGTTCTTGCTCGTTGGCTAGGGAAAGATTCCGATATTCTTGTGCTGGATAGTCCGACACGAGGTATAGATGTAAAGGTAAAGGCAGATATCTATGCATTGATGAGTGATCTGAAGGCCAAAGGTAAATCTATTATTATGATTTCGGAAGAAATTCCTGAATTGCTTGGTATGAGTGATCGTATACTTATTATGAAAGATGGTAAAATTACCGGTGAATTCATGCGAGACCCGAATCTTGGCGAAGAAGATATCATCGCGGGCATGGTATAA
- a CDS encoding ABC transporter permease, translating to MQATSEMSEDALQDRQRVLNKLRALMPFFGFIALVVVFSILTGGKIIRFRNLKLMLSQVYVLMIASTGVFMIMTVGGLDFSQGSILGLASIVFCWVSKYNIVLGILAAIVAGAAMGAFNGLFHVRFKIASFIVTICTMYLFRGLCKYVTTNGPVPASLNVLALNQTWFKVLMTAIVLVIGYIVIHFTRVGYDLKAIGAGETAARFSGSRPNLVKFLVFTVSGAITGFASFINVIKVGSITGTAGSMLETQILIALVLGGMPISGGSKARFSNIIIGTLTYSVLEKSLPMIFPVAATQQLVKGIIFLIVVALTIDHEALKVIK from the coding sequence ATGCAAGCAACATCAGAAATGAGCGAAGATGCATTGCAGGATAGGCAAAGAGTTTTGAACAAACTCAGGGCCCTGATGCCGTTCTTCGGTTTCATTGCATTGGTAGTCGTGTTCTCCATCCTTACGGGAGGCAAGATCATACGTTTCAGAAACCTCAAGCTGATGCTCAGTCAGGTGTATGTACTTATGATAGCTTCTACAGGTGTGTTCATGATTATGACAGTCGGAGGATTGGATTTTTCCCAAGGATCAATTTTGGGGCTTGCTTCGATTGTGTTCTGTTGGGTATCAAAATACAATATCGTGTTGGGCATCCTTGCTGCTATAGTGGCTGGGGCTGCAATGGGAGCTTTCAATGGACTTTTCCATGTCCGTTTTAAAATTGCTTCCTTTATTGTAACAATATGTACTATGTATCTGTTCAGAGGCTTGTGCAAGTATGTTACTACCAACGGACCTGTACCTGCCAGCTTGAATGTCTTGGCATTGAACCAAACATGGTTCAAAGTACTTATGACTGCTATCGTGCTTGTCATAGGGTATATTGTCATTCATTTCACAAGGGTCGGATATGATCTCAAGGCAATCGGTGCAGGAGAAACGGCAGCTAGATTTTCCGGTAGCCGCCCTAATCTTGTAAAGTTCCTTGTATTCACTGTTTCCGGCGCAATTACAGGTTTTGCCTCATTTATCAATGTCATCAAGGTCGGTTCAATAACTGGTACTGCTGGCAGTATGCTTGAAACCCAGATCCTTATTGCATTGGTTCTCGGCGGCATGCCGATTTCCGGTGGTTCAAAGGCACGGTTCTCAAATATTATCATAGGTACCCTGACCTACAGTGTACTTGAGAAAAGCCTTCCGATGATTTTCCCAGTTGCTGCAACCCAGCAATTGGTAAAGGGAATCATCTTCTTGATAGTTGTGGCTCTGACCATAGACCATGAAGCATTGAAGGTAATCAAATAA